CAGTTCTGGTGGGCACCTCAGGCGCTGCTCGATGAGACCTTGTCTGCGGTGCAGCACTGGTCCTCACGCGTGGCTCCTCGATGTAATCGTCAACTTCCACGACCCTTCGCGGTGCGGGAGGCGTCGCAAGAGGTACACCACCTGCGGGTGAAGAAGTCGGCGCGCTCCGCGCTTCCTCGCGAGCAGCCCTCACCGCTTCCTCCCGTGCCGCCTGCATCTGTGCTTGCTGGTCAAAACCGGCAGCAATAACAGTCACGCGGATCTCATCTCCAAGGGACTCATCCACGACATTGCCGAAGATGATGTTGGCCTCTTCGTGGGCTGCCTCCTGAACCAACGTCGCGGCCTGCATAATCTCATGCAAACCAAGATCGGGACCACCCTGAACAAAGAAGAGAATTCCGTGAGCACCATCGATTGAAGCCTCGAGGAGAGGTGAGGAAATAGCAGTCTCAACGGCACGTAGCGCCCGGTCTTCCCCTGTTGCTGCACCGATTCCCATAAGCGCTGATCCAGCGTCCTTCATGACGCTCTTCACGTCGTTGAAGTCGACGTTCATCAAACCCGGGGTTGTGATGAGTTCGGTGATCCCCTGGACGCCGGACAACAGTACCTTATCGGCCTCTTTGAAGGCATCGATAATTGAGATATCCCGGTCAGAGATGTCGAGCAGACGATCATTGGGGATAACGATCAGAGTGTCGACCTCATCCCGCAACGCTTCGACACCCGACTCTGCCTGCTGGGAACGACGACGTCCTTCCCATGAGAAGGGGCGCGTGACAACACCCACGGTGAGGGCACCTGCTTCACGAGCTGCCTTCGCGACGACCGGAGCTCCACCGGTACCCGTCCCGCCGCCTTCACCCGCGGTGACAAACACCATGTCGGCACCCGCCACGGCCTCCATAATATCTTCTGAGTGATCTTCGGCCGCTTTACGTCCCACCGCCGGATCAGCTCCGGCGCCCAGCCCGTGTGTCAGATCGCGTCCGATATCTAGCTTGGTTTCTGCATCGGACATCAACAACGCTTGCGCATCCGTGTTGATGGCGATGAACTCAACGCCTTTTAGCCCCGCATCAATCATGTTGTTCACGGCATTGACACCGCCGCCGCCGATGCCGACAACCTTGATGACTGCGAGATGGTTCTGCGGTACCGCCACTGGTCCCCCCGGAGGTGCTGCAACCTCACCCAAGAACCCTAAGGCTCAAGTTGAAGGTTGTCTTTGATCATTGCTCTAGCGGATAGACGGTAGGGGCACTCGAACTATCGATCAAGGACCAACTGCGGCGTGTTGCACAGAAGGCACCCTACTGCTCGACAAGCAAGTGCTCACTACCTCGTCACCGGCTTGCGAGGATCCCGCAGGTCGTATACCGAGGCCGGTCGTTGCTCAACAAGTAGCTCGAGAACCTGGGCCTTAAGCGCACTCTCGCCCTCGTCCCCCCACACCACCTGAGACCCGTCAACTAAGTCAAGTCGGACGACCATTCCATCGGCGGAAATCGACGAAACCTGAGCGCGTAGAGGATCACCCAGGCTGTCCCAGACAGCAATAGCCGACTTCGCCTGCCCAACCCTTCCACTCTCATCGTCACTTACCACATGAACGTAGGGAAGTCCTTCCACAGGCTCCTCGGTAACGGTCGTGGTGACACCGTCGCTTCCGACGAGGGCGTACCCCCCATCGATCACCACCATCGCCGCTGGAACCCTCTGAACTACATCCACCGTCACGCCGTGCATCCAAGAACGGTAGACTTGCGCCTCCGCGATCAAAGGCCGCGTCAGAAGTTCATCCCGTATGGAATCCACCGGCACTCTGGGCAGCGGCACGCCCTCGTATTTTGCGACTGCGGGTTCGACATCTGCCGCCGCGACGTCCGACTGCGCTCCCTCAATGACCAGACTATCCATCTTCATTGCGAAGAGAGAAGAGTAGAACACTGCCCAAATGATCCCTGCAACAGCACCCACCACAGCCAGCAAACCAAGGACCCGGAAAGCTAGAAGGCGTCGTCGGGCGGATTGTCTCTCCTTGACATGGTCCCGCAAATCAACTCGAACCGAGCGCGGACTAGGACCAACTTGACTCACGTCGGCACTTCCTGCGCCCACACCTTCTCAACGGTGGAGGACTGAAGGAAGATATCGCCCGCGCCGATCAGAAGGCACACGTCACCCGGGTCCGTGATCGAAGCGGCAAACACCGCTGCATCATGGCAGTCGCCAAGAAAATGGAACGGTGCATGCATGTAAGGACTCTGCGCGATCAGTTCTGAAGTAACCCCGGGGATCGGATCTTCGCGTGCAGCATAGATATCCGCCAACACAACCTCGTCTGCGTTAGAAAGTGCCTTGGCAAACCGATCCGCGAAGTTACGTGTTCTAGAAAAAAGATGCGGTTGAAAGACCGCAATGACGCGACCCTCTCCGGCGACAATCCGAGCCTGTTTGAGCGCAGCCTCGACTTCGGTGGGATGGTGGGCGTAGTCGTCATAAACTCGCCTGCCACCAACGGCTGCCTTCAATTCGAACCTGCGACCCGCCCCCTGAAAGTACCTGAGAGCACTAGCTGCCACTTCACCGTCAATTCCTGCTGCGACACACGCTGCCCACGCGCCGGCAGCATTAAGGAGATTGTGCACACCCGTTACCATCAACTCAAGCGAAACGCGCTCATCCTGCGTAGAGAGAGTCGCCCGAGACG
This genomic stretch from Schaalia sp. JY-X169 harbors:
- a CDS encoding cell division protein FtsQ/DivIB codes for the protein MSQVGPSPRSVRVDLRDHVKERQSARRRLLAFRVLGLLAVVGAVAGIIWAVFYSSLFAMKMDSLVIEGAQSDVAAADVEPAVAKYEGVPLPRVPVDSIRDELLTRPLIAEAQVYRSWMHGVTVDVVQRVPAAMVVIDGGYALVGSDGVTTTVTEEPVEGLPYVHVVSDDESGRVGQAKSAIAVWDSLGDPLRAQVSSISADGMVVRLDLVDGSQVVWGDEGESALKAQVLELLVEQRPASVYDLRDPRKPVTR
- the ftsZ gene encoding cell division protein FtsZ; its protein translation is MAVPQNHLAVIKVVGIGGGGVNAVNNMIDAGLKGVEFIAINTDAQALLMSDAETKLDIGRDLTHGLGAGADPAVGRKAAEDHSEDIMEAVAGADMVFVTAGEGGGTGTGGAPVVAKAAREAGALTVGVVTRPFSWEGRRRSQQAESGVEALRDEVDTLIVIPNDRLLDISDRDISIIDAFKEADKVLLSGVQGITELITTPGLMNVDFNDVKSVMKDAGSALMGIGAATGEDRALRAVETAISSPLLEASIDGAHGILFFVQGGPDLGLHEIMQAATLVQEAAHEEANIIFGNVVDESLGDEIRVTVIAAGFDQQAQMQAAREEAVRAAREEARSAPTSSPAGGVPLATPPAPRRVVEVDDYIEEPRVRTSAAPQTRSHRAAPEVPTRTGAMAALRADSVRSRGRVDEGFEAPRVFAEEVVDEDLDIPDFLR